A single Mangrovimonas sp. YM274 DNA region contains:
- a CDS encoding TonB-dependent receptor gives MKYLIYFLMFPVFAFSQQEVKGMVLEANNENKHIPLAGANVYWLNTSIGAVTDIDGAFVVPYETSYTQLVISYVGYKTDTLTITEPKIIRHWLQPTSELEQVTVTSRKQATSKLYLQAENTMLVSSDELLKAACCNLSESFETNPSIDVNFADAISGTRQIKMLGLTSPYILIAMENIPTVRGASQAYGLSFTPGTWVESIQITKGAGSVVNGYESIAGQINAELQKPTKDDKLFVNLYGATSERIELNTHFNVKLSDKLSTGLYLHGNSHNKKHDVNDDVFLDMPLYKQINVMNRWQYTDAEKGIVSFFNFRYLDDQKQTGQLEFDPERDKLTTNAWGSEIDTRRFDFSGKLGYVNPELPWRSMGLQFAVSNHQQDSYFGMRIYDIEQNSIYSNLIYNSIIGDSRHKIKTGVSFTYDYYDELVESTEYARVDNSVGAFFEYNFDNLEKLNLTAGLRVDQHNRLGFFVTPRVHVRYTPWEKSAFRASFGRGKRSANIFAENQNLFASSRQIQILNSDGSIYGLDPEIAWNYGVSYLQGFNLFGRKADVTLDFYRTDFENQVVVDFENPQMATFSNLEGDSYANSFQAEVNYNIHEHVDLRFAYKYYDVQTQYQTGKKERPLTPKHRLFANAGFETHRRTHGAQWKFDVTYNWLGKQRFAATSSNPLVYQLSDYTPTVGTLNAQVTKVFSTKFEVYLGGENITNVRQGNPILAADDPFGPYFDSTFVYGPIFGSMYYAGLRFRIQ, from the coding sequence ATGAAATACCTTATATATTTTTTAATGTTTCCGGTATTCGCTTTTTCTCAGCAAGAGGTAAAGGGAATGGTCTTGGAAGCAAATAATGAAAACAAGCACATCCCTTTGGCTGGTGCCAATGTGTACTGGCTCAATACTTCCATTGGAGCCGTAACGGATATTGATGGTGCTTTTGTGGTGCCTTACGAAACGAGCTATACCCAATTAGTGATAAGTTATGTTGGGTATAAAACAGATACCTTGACCATTACAGAACCAAAAATAATTCGTCACTGGTTGCAGCCTACGAGTGAATTGGAACAAGTAACGGTAACGTCTCGAAAACAAGCGACTTCAAAATTGTATTTGCAGGCAGAAAATACCATGCTGGTAAGCAGTGATGAACTACTAAAGGCTGCGTGCTGTAATCTTTCGGAAAGTTTTGAAACCAATCCTTCTATTGATGTTAATTTCGCCGATGCCATTTCGGGGACGCGACAAATTAAAATGTTGGGATTGACCAGTCCTTACATTTTAATTGCAATGGAAAATATCCCTACGGTAAGAGGTGCGTCCCAAGCCTATGGTTTGAGTTTTACACCAGGGACTTGGGTGGAAAGTATTCAGATTACGAAAGGAGCAGGAAGTGTAGTGAATGGCTATGAAAGTATTGCAGGGCAAATTAATGCCGAATTGCAAAAACCTACAAAAGATGACAAGCTGTTTGTGAATTTGTATGGAGCAACGAGTGAGCGAATTGAGCTGAATACGCATTTTAATGTTAAGCTTAGCGATAAATTGAGCACAGGACTGTATCTTCACGGGAACAGTCATAACAAAAAACACGATGTCAATGACGATGTTTTTTTGGATATGCCCTTGTATAAGCAGATAAATGTCATGAACCGTTGGCAATATACCGATGCAGAAAAGGGCATTGTAAGCTTTTTTAATTTTCGGTATTTGGATGATCAAAAGCAAACTGGTCAGTTAGAGTTTGATCCGGAAAGGGATAAGTTAACCACAAATGCTTGGGGTAGCGAAATCGATACCAGACGCTTTGATTTTTCTGGGAAGTTGGGCTACGTAAATCCCGAGTTACCTTGGCGCAGTATGGGGCTGCAATTTGCAGTTAGCAATCATCAGCAGGACTCCTATTTCGGGATGAGAATTTATGATATCGAACAAAACAGTATCTATTCCAATCTAATTTATAATTCCATAATAGGAGATTCTCGCCATAAAATAAAAACTGGCGTGAGTTTTACCTATGATTATTATGATGAATTGGTAGAAAGCACGGAGTATGCGAGAGTGGATAACTCGGTTGGAGCCTTTTTTGAGTACAATTTTGACAATCTGGAAAAACTGAACTTAACAGCAGGTTTGAGAGTAGACCAACACAATCGCTTAGGTTTTTTTGTGACGCCTAGGGTTCATGTGCGTTATACGCCTTGGGAAAAATCGGCTTTTAGAGCTTCTTTTGGAAGAGGGAAACGCTCGGCCAATATTTTTGCAGAGAACCAAAATCTTTTTGCGTCTTCAAGACAAATTCAAATTCTTAATTCAGATGGGAGTATTTATGGTTTGGATCCTGAAATTGCTTGGAATTATGGGGTGTCCTATCTTCAAGGGTTTAATTTGTTTGGAAGAAAGGCAGATGTGACCTTGGATTTTTACCGCACCGATTTTGAAAATCAAGTAGTGGTAGATTTTGAAAACCCACAGATGGCAACCTTCAGTAATTTGGAAGGCGATAGTTATGCCAATAGTTTTCAGGCCGAAGTAAATTATAACATCCATGAACACGTGGATTTGCGTTTTGCATATAAGTATTATGATGTACAAACCCAATACCAAACCGGTAAAAAGGAACGGCCTTTAACGCCAAAACACCGCTTGTTTGCCAATGCCGGATTTGAAACTCATAGGAGGACTCATGGCGCTCAATGGAAATTTGATGTGACCTATAATTGGTTGGGGAAGCAACGTTTTGCCGCAACTAGCAGTAATCCGCTGGTGTATCAATTATCCGATTACACACCTACCGTAGGGACTTTGAATGCACAGGTGACAAAAGTGTTTTCTACAAAATTTGAAGTATATTTAGGAGGTGAAAATATCACCAATGTAAGGCAGGGCAATCCTATTTTAGCAGCAGATGATCCGTTTGGGCCTTATTTTGATTCAACCTTTGTGTATGGGCCAATTTTTGGTAGTATGTATTATGCAGGGTTGCGGTTTAGAATTCAGTAA
- a CDS encoding GAF domain-containing protein — MNFDQLTTQVDNIIQGSSSVDEKLLAICSLLEANVSYYNWVGFYFRNGDKEELKLGPYVGAPTDHTIIPFGKGICGQVAVSNQNFVVPDVSAQDNYIACSITVKAEIVIPIFVNGENIGQIDIDSNTPNPFTEADERFLEYVCAQVSSILS; from the coding sequence ATGAATTTCGACCAGCTTACAACTCAAGTAGACAATATTATCCAAGGATCTTCAAGTGTAGATGAAAAACTTTTGGCTATCTGCTCCCTTTTAGAAGCCAATGTATCTTATTACAACTGGGTGGGATTTTATTTTAGAAACGGAGATAAGGAAGAGTTGAAATTAGGGCCATATGTGGGCGCCCCAACAGACCACACTATTATTCCCTTTGGAAAAGGAATCTGTGGGCAAGTCGCCGTAAGCAACCAAAATTTTGTAGTTCCCGACGTTTCTGCTCAAGATAACTATATTGCTTGCAGCATAACGGTCAAAGCCGAAATTGTCATTCCTATTTTTGTGAATGGTGAGAATATCGGGCAGATAGATATTGACTCCAACACCCCCAACCCATTTACAGAAGCAGACGAACGCTTTTTAGAATATGTTTGCGCTCAGGTTTCTTCGATTCTTTCCTAA
- the xrtF gene encoding exosortase family protein XrtF has translation MKELLQKYKEVIKFIITFLGVYAVLVIGYKLYLQYSTGDIYYPDYLTNLVARQSREVVENFGYDAKIEPHPDEPSMKMIVNNVFLARIVEGCNAVSVIILFVSFIVAFAGRLKPTIIYLLVGSILIYAVNVVRIALLAVGLYHYPESQEVLHSVVFPLIIYGMLFLLWIIWVNRVSVSKKGE, from the coding sequence GTGAAGGAGTTATTGCAGAAATATAAGGAAGTTATCAAATTTATTATCACTTTTTTAGGAGTCTATGCTGTGTTGGTTATAGGCTATAAATTGTATCTGCAATATAGTACTGGTGATATCTATTATCCTGATTATCTCACTAATTTGGTGGCTAGGCAAAGTAGGGAGGTTGTTGAAAATTTTGGTTACGATGCTAAAATTGAACCCCATCCCGATGAACCATCCATGAAAATGATTGTCAATAATGTGTTCTTGGCACGAATCGTTGAGGGGTGCAATGCTGTAAGTGTTATTATTTTATTTGTATCATTTATTGTGGCGTTTGCAGGACGTTTAAAACCTACCATTATTTATTTGTTGGTGGGGAGTATCTTGATATATGCCGTGAATGTTGTAAGAATTGCCCTTTTGGCGGTGGGCTTATATCATTATCCCGAAAGCCAGGAAGTATTGCATTCGGTGGTGTTTCCTTTAATTATTTACGGGATGCTGTTTTTATTGTGGATTATTTGGGTAAATCGTGTGTCGGTTTCAAAAAAAGGGGAATGA
- the purH gene encoding bifunctional phosphoribosylaminoimidazolecarboxamide formyltransferase/IMP cyclohydrolase has protein sequence MNTDKTIKSALISVFSKEGLEPIVRELHAQNVTIYSTGGTETFIKDLGIDVVPVEDVTSYPSILGGRVKTLHPKVFGGILNRQNNESDVTELEEFNIPQIDLVIVDLYPFEKTVASGASNQDIIEKIDIGGISLIRAAAKNYADVVCVSSVDDYAEFLELLQTKKGETSEADRKRFAAKAFNVSSHYDSAIFNYFNQDLDIPALKVSETKGKVLRYGENPHQKGFFYGDFDAMFTQLNGKELSYNNLLDVDAAVNLMDEFKNDAPTFAILKHNNACGLAQRDTLHQAYVDALAGDPVSAFGGVLIANKEIDLATAEEIHQLFCEVVIAPGFTAEAEELLKGKKNRILLVQNDAELAQTHVRTCLNGVLVQDRNNVSDTKEGTETKTDKAPTDAELDDLIFASKICKHTKSNTIVLTKNKQLCASGTGQTSRVDALNQAIHKAQSFNFDLKGAVMASDAFFPFPDCVEIADNAGITAVIQPGGSIKDQLSIDYCNEHGLAMVFTGTRHFKH, from the coding sequence ATGAATACTGACAAAACTATTAAATCGGCTTTAATATCCGTTTTCAGCAAGGAAGGTTTAGAACCAATCGTGAGAGAACTGCACGCCCAAAACGTAACCATTTACTCTACTGGAGGTACCGAAACTTTCATTAAAGACCTTGGGATAGATGTAGTCCCTGTTGAAGATGTGACCTCTTACCCATCTATTTTGGGAGGACGTGTAAAAACCTTACACCCTAAAGTATTTGGTGGTATTTTGAACCGTCAAAACAATGAGAGCGATGTGACCGAACTTGAAGAGTTCAACATTCCTCAAATTGATTTAGTGATTGTTGATTTATATCCTTTTGAAAAAACTGTAGCCTCAGGAGCTTCCAACCAAGATATCATTGAAAAAATTGATATTGGAGGAATTTCCTTGATCCGTGCTGCAGCCAAAAATTACGCCGATGTAGTTTGCGTATCTTCTGTTGATGACTACGCTGAATTCTTGGAATTGTTACAAACCAAAAAGGGAGAAACTTCTGAAGCTGACCGCAAGCGTTTTGCTGCCAAAGCCTTCAACGTATCGTCTCACTACGATTCTGCCATTTTCAACTACTTTAATCAAGATCTAGACATCCCAGCTCTTAAAGTAAGTGAAACAAAAGGTAAAGTATTGCGCTACGGAGAAAACCCTCACCAAAAAGGATTCTTCTACGGTGATTTCGACGCCATGTTCACTCAACTTAACGGAAAAGAATTAAGCTACAACAACCTTTTGGATGTTGACGCTGCCGTAAACTTGATGGATGAATTTAAAAATGACGCGCCAACTTTCGCCATTTTAAAACATAACAACGCTTGTGGTTTGGCACAACGCGACACCCTTCACCAAGCTTATGTAGATGCCTTGGCTGGAGATCCAGTTTCTGCTTTTGGTGGTGTATTGATTGCCAATAAAGAAATTGACTTGGCTACAGCCGAAGAAATTCACCAATTGTTCTGTGAAGTAGTAATCGCTCCAGGTTTTACTGCGGAAGCAGAAGAACTTTTAAAAGGTAAAAAGAACCGAATCCTTTTGGTACAAAATGATGCCGAATTGGCCCAAACCCACGTTAGAACTTGTCTTAACGGTGTATTGGTACAGGACCGCAACAATGTATCAGACACAAAGGAAGGCACTGAAACCAAAACTGATAAAGCGCCAACCGATGCCGAACTAGACGATTTGATCTTTGCTTCCAAAATTTGCAAGCACACCAAATCCAACACAATCGTGTTGACCAAAAACAAGCAATTGTGTGCTAGCGGAACAGGACAAACAAGTCGTGTAGATGCGCTCAACCAAGCCATTCACAAAGCGCAATCTTTCAACTTCGATTTGAAAGGCGCTGTAATGGCTAGTGATGCCTTTTTCCCATTCCCGGATTGTGTAGAAATAGCAGACAACGCAGGAATTACAGCCGTAATTCAACCAGGAGGTTCCATCAAAGACCAATTGAGCATAGACTACTGCAACGAGCATGGTTTGGCTATGGTATTTACAGGAACACGTCATTTTAAACACTAA
- a CDS encoding sodium:solute symporter: MVATDDWVTYMWILLAGYAFVILFFVIRGAKKANSIADYAVGNIGFSPWVVGLSLAASMTSAATFIINPGFIALYGVSGVISFAVVMPIAIFGSLIMFTKGFAKHGNVVKATTMAQWIGRRYESKNYAFFFAVTAMLLITFIVLINVGVTQVISKSLNVEPFYVLLGITVFVFGYMMFGGANSMVYTNTIQAVIMFIVAIILIASGREYFEGGVSGILNDLSSIDPNLSKATNSQSFLFRDYFEIVVVQIVIGIAIVCQPHIITKSLLLKDQTKVNSYLFSAIAVMVVFFMVVVVGLYARLTFPELTVMGKTLKMDEIIPTYVVTKFSVGVGMVIVVGLISAGLSTLESLIQSLSITVTSDILEPIFKGRVTNNSFLINKVVILILACVSFVLSWQQIKSPDVSVAIFAQNGVYAYFAAAFVPVLFGIFLKDVPLSAVFTASITAIVVHFGIYYGRLTPYMQEPVNNPGVSAAIAIVVSLTVGYILYMFNRKPVVV; the protein is encoded by the coding sequence ATGGTAGCAACCGATGATTGGGTGACTTATATGTGGATTTTGTTGGCGGGATATGCATTTGTAATCCTGTTTTTTGTAATCCGTGGCGCTAAAAAAGCAAATAGTATAGCTGATTATGCAGTTGGAAATATAGGTTTCTCGCCTTGGGTAGTAGGTTTGTCCTTGGCAGCGTCCATGACTAGTGCTGCCACTTTTATTATTAATCCAGGTTTTATTGCATTATATGGTGTTTCGGGTGTGATTTCATTTGCGGTTGTCATGCCTATTGCCATTTTTGGTTCTTTAATCATGTTTACCAAAGGGTTTGCTAAACATGGTAATGTGGTAAAGGCAACTACGATGGCTCAATGGATTGGACGGCGCTATGAAAGTAAAAACTACGCCTTCTTTTTTGCTGTTACTGCCATGTTACTGATAACATTTATTGTTCTTATTAATGTTGGGGTGACTCAAGTAATTTCGAAATCTTTGAATGTTGAGCCGTTCTATGTGCTTTTGGGGATTACAGTGTTTGTGTTTGGGTATATGATGTTTGGTGGCGCTAATTCTATGGTGTATACCAATACCATTCAAGCAGTCATCATGTTTATTGTGGCTATTATATTAATAGCTTCTGGTCGGGAATATTTTGAAGGGGGCGTAAGTGGAATATTAAACGATCTTTCTAGTATAGATCCTAATTTATCTAAGGCTACTAACAGCCAAAGTTTTTTATTTCGCGATTACTTCGAAATCGTTGTAGTTCAAATTGTGATTGGAATTGCTATTGTGTGTCAGCCCCATATCATTACAAAATCATTACTGTTGAAAGATCAAACCAAAGTGAATTCGTATCTGTTTAGTGCGATTGCTGTCATGGTGGTCTTTTTTATGGTGGTAGTGGTTGGTTTGTATGCGCGCTTAACCTTTCCGGAGTTGACAGTGATGGGAAAAACTTTAAAAATGGACGAGATTATTCCAACTTATGTAGTGACGAAGTTTTCGGTAGGAGTTGGTATGGTAATCGTGGTGGGGTTAATCTCGGCGGGGTTGTCAACCTTAGAGAGTTTGATTCAGTCGCTTTCCATAACGGTGACCTCTGATATATTGGAGCCTATTTTCAAGGGTAGGGTGACTAACAATTCATTTCTGATTAATAAAGTTGTAATATTGATTTTAGCCTGTGTGAGTTTTGTGTTGAGTTGGCAACAGATCAAGTCGCCTGATGTAAGTGTTGCCATATTCGCTCAAAATGGAGTGTACGCCTATTTTGCAGCAGCTTTTGTTCCGGTGCTTTTTGGGATTTTCCTTAAGGATGTGCCATTGAGTGCGGTGTTTACGGCGAGTATTACGGCTATTGTGGTGCATTTTGGAATCTATTACGGCCGCTTGACACCTTACATGCAGGAGCCAGTAAATAATCCTGGAGTCTCCGCTGCAATTGCAATTGTAGTGTCCTTAACGGTGGGGTATATTTTATATATGTTTAACAGAAAACCTGTAGTAGTATGA
- a CDS encoding exosortase F system-associated protein translates to MKTITKYILMAVLIGLLVLIRFFENDLFYDPYLEFFKNDYLYMDNPRQEVFKLTLSTTLRYVLNTLISLGILFVAFKDWSVVKFSTLLYGVAYVVLIALFLYFVLSPKQSQYYLFFNIRRFLIQPIGLLLLLPAFYYQRLKR, encoded by the coding sequence ATGAAAACAATAACTAAATATATCTTGATGGCTGTTTTGATAGGCCTTTTGGTCTTGATTCGTTTTTTTGAAAACGACCTGTTCTACGATCCTTATTTGGAGTTCTTTAAAAATGATTATTTGTATATGGACAACCCAAGGCAGGAAGTTTTTAAACTGACCTTGTCTACAACCTTGCGTTATGTGTTGAATACCCTCATATCTTTAGGGATTCTTTTTGTGGCATTTAAAGATTGGAGTGTGGTAAAGTTTTCGACACTCCTGTATGGCGTGGCCTATGTGGTTTTGATAGCCTTGTTTCTTTATTTTGTTTTGTCACCAAAGCAATCACAGTATTATCTTTTTTTTAATATTCGTCGATTTTTAATTCAGCCAATAGGTTTGTTGCTACTGTTGCCTGCCTTTTACTATCAGCGATTAAAACGATAA
- a CDS encoding ABC transporter permease: MLLYLRLLKESFGFALSALRNNKLRTALSLLGVTIGIFSIIAILAAVDSLDHKIKENLSGLDKNTMYITKFSFGPTDVPRWQRERFPQTGYDDYEFLRRSVPGIAASAFVIFGGNETIRYEGETVSGVNITPVTNEIYDIENLTLEKGRFYTESESVTGAPVIVLGYTLAENLFGNLNPVGKQVRAYGRKLTVIGVLKKFGANLGDSPDEKAWVPVNFVRRFQTGGVDGIPGAVIVKPEKGIDLGAFEQVLKQKFRAYRGLKADQPDDFFINKLSGMTNAIDSILGTMNVMGWIISGFSLLVGGFGIANIMFVSVKERTHLIGIQKSLGAKNRFILLQFLFEAVILAVFGGVVGLILVWITSIIASQFTGDFKFILSISNMMLGFSLSTAIGLISGVIPAISASKLNPVEAIRTGM, translated from the coding sequence ATGCTGCTTTACCTAAGGTTATTAAAAGAAAGTTTTGGATTTGCCTTAAGTGCCCTTCGTAACAATAAGCTCCGTACTGCCTTGTCTTTGTTGGGGGTTACCATTGGTATTTTTTCAATTATAGCCATATTGGCTGCGGTAGATTCCTTGGATCATAAAATAAAGGAAAATCTTTCCGGTTTGGATAAAAATACGATGTATATTACCAAATTTTCTTTTGGCCCAACCGATGTGCCTAGATGGCAACGGGAGCGATTTCCACAAACAGGTTATGATGATTATGAATTTTTAAGAAGGAGTGTGCCTGGTATAGCGGCATCTGCTTTTGTGATTTTTGGAGGGAATGAAACCATTCGGTATGAAGGAGAGACGGTTTCGGGAGTGAATATTACACCCGTGACCAATGAAATTTATGACATTGAAAATTTAACCTTGGAGAAAGGCCGTTTTTATACGGAATCCGAATCTGTTACAGGAGCACCTGTGATTGTATTGGGGTATACCTTGGCTGAGAATTTGTTTGGAAACTTAAATCCTGTAGGGAAACAAGTGAGAGCTTATGGGCGTAAGTTGACAGTGATTGGTGTGCTCAAGAAGTTTGGAGCGAATCTTGGAGATTCCCCCGATGAAAAGGCTTGGGTGCCGGTAAATTTTGTTAGACGGTTCCAAACGGGAGGTGTTGATGGGATTCCAGGTGCTGTTATTGTAAAACCTGAAAAGGGAATCGATCTCGGGGCTTTTGAGCAGGTGCTAAAACAAAAGTTTAGAGCTTACAGAGGGCTAAAGGCCGACCAGCCTGACGATTTTTTTATCAATAAGTTATCAGGGATGACCAATGCTATTGACAGTATTTTGGGAACCATGAATGTGATGGGGTGGATTATTAGTGGTTTTTCGCTTTTGGTAGGTGGTTTTGGAATAGCCAATATCATGTTTGTAAGTGTCAAGGAGCGTACCCATCTTATTGGTATTCAAAAGTCGCTGGGGGCTAAAAACAGGTTTATCCTGTTGCAGTTTTTGTTTGAAGCCGTTATTTTGGCCGTATTTGGTGGTGTGGTAGGTTTAATATTGGTCTGGATAACCTCAATAATAGCGTCTCAGTTTACCGGGGATTTTAAGTTTATCCTATCCATTTCGAATATGATGTTAGGCTTCTCGCTTTCTACGGCAATTGGCTTGATATCTGGAGTGATACCCGCTATTTCGGCTTCCAAGTTAAATCCAGTTGAGGCTATTAGAACCGGAATGTAA
- a CDS encoding heavy-metal-associated domain-containing protein produces MKKIIMSLMFLAGVAAMGQNKNAKASLEVDGVCMMCKDRIEKACIKTKGVKSAIWNVDTHELKLIYDERKTNLDSIQKNIVAVGHDTQEMTASEEAYNTVHACCRYRDEEVKSDHQN; encoded by the coding sequence ATGAAAAAAATAATCATGTCCCTTATGTTTTTGGCAGGAGTAGCTGCCATGGGGCAAAATAAAAATGCGAAAGCCTCCTTGGAAGTAGATGGTGTTTGCATGATGTGTAAAGACCGAATAGAAAAAGCGTGTATTAAAACCAAAGGGGTGAAATCGGCTATTTGGAATGTAGATACGCATGAGTTGAAATTGATTTATGACGAGCGAAAAACCAATTTGGATAGTATCCAAAAAAATATCGTGGCCGTAGGACATGACACCCAAGAGATGACGGCATCGGAGGAAGCTTATAATACTGTGCATGCTTGTTGCAGGTACCGAGACGAGGAAGTGAAAAGTGATCATCAAAATTAA